The Fulvivirga ligni genome window below encodes:
- a CDS encoding outer membrane beta-barrel protein, giving the protein MRLFFIVLASIITLHTSFAQEYSLTGRVRDNVNKSSFPGATVILKTLPDSVSAYGVTTSLEGVFNVPKVKKGKYLLQIDFIGYKTVVQTLVINKNIDLGVVDMEEEATTLNEIEIVAKAPVSTQKGDTTEFSATAFKTTRDASAQDLVTKMPGIAIVDGQIQAQGEAVQRILVDGKPFFQGDVQTALQNLPSEVIAAIQVYDKKSDKAELSGFDDGDQMKTINIITKPDRRKGQFGKGSVGYGTDSRYQAAASVNLFNNDRRMTVTGLSNNINVVNYTADPNSQGDSRTQNGIIITNNAGVNFSDEWDKLKLSGGYYFSHRENEGTRSVQRTYVLPSDSGQVYNEQSFTNRINMDHNAWAKLEYSPNDNNRIIWRPNASLKHDKNNNSFTGRTDTDNGRLNSTDNANQSQNSDYDFDNNLFWSHKFSKKGRTITLHNNVGFHTNEDRASRYTTNQYFTRSDSVEILDQTINRDRDAVSWRAGMTYTEPLGEKSMMKVEYNISNKVNDSDKLTFDNYERTSPALDTALSNTFESKYFTQSAQVGYQVKGEKLKLQLNAEYQQAKLQNEQEFPATFDTNRNFQTVLPSVRLDYEFTEEKKFELDYNTWTNTPSIDQLQAVIDNSNSLQLRTGNPDLEQVYNHWIRARYRAHTVEGKSIYASVESNFTEGYITNATTIAESPQQITEDVVLEKGSQLIKPENADGYYRFKTYFHYGLPIEALKVNFDVRGMVNYDRRPGIINDQTNLTNNTNLMLGFSFSSNISDRLDFNVSTRGNYNIVNNSTRPAMNNEYYNQSTHFKSTWIFGDAFVYRADVNHRLNTGLAAGYDNSFLILNMSFGKKFLKDDLGELSVNVYDLLDENNNVGRNVTETYIEDRQSNALQRYFMLTFTYNLRHFSKGASAEDFKEI; this is encoded by the coding sequence ATGAGATTATTTTTTATAGTTCTGGCTTCAATTATTACCCTGCACACCTCCTTTGCACAGGAGTATAGTCTTACAGGCCGGGTAAGAGACAATGTAAACAAGTCCTCTTTTCCAGGGGCAACAGTAATTTTAAAGACATTACCAGATTCCGTTTCAGCATATGGCGTTACTACCAGCCTGGAAGGAGTTTTTAACGTTCCGAAAGTAAAGAAGGGCAAGTATTTGCTTCAGATCGATTTTATCGGATATAAAACGGTAGTTCAAACTTTGGTCATCAATAAAAACATAGATCTGGGTGTGGTGGATATGGAAGAAGAAGCTACCACGCTTAATGAAATAGAAATAGTGGCCAAAGCACCTGTGAGTACTCAAAAAGGAGACACTACAGAATTTAGTGCCACCGCCTTCAAGACAACAAGAGATGCCAGCGCCCAGGATCTGGTGACTAAAATGCCGGGTATCGCGATCGTGGATGGTCAAATACAAGCACAGGGAGAAGCCGTACAAAGAATTTTAGTAGATGGTAAGCCATTTTTTCAGGGAGATGTGCAGACGGCATTGCAAAATTTGCCTAGTGAAGTGATTGCGGCCATTCAGGTTTATGATAAGAAAAGTGATAAAGCCGAGCTCAGCGGTTTTGATGATGGTGATCAGATGAAAACCATTAACATCATCACCAAGCCCGACAGAAGAAAGGGCCAATTTGGAAAAGGCTCCGTGGGCTACGGTACAGATTCCCGCTATCAGGCTGCAGCAAGCGTTAACCTTTTTAATAACGACAGAAGAATGACCGTTACTGGCCTCAGCAATAATATTAATGTAGTTAACTACACCGCTGATCCTAACAGCCAGGGCGATAGCCGTACTCAAAATGGTATTATCATTACCAATAACGCTGGGGTAAATTTCAGTGATGAGTGGGATAAATTAAAACTTTCTGGAGGCTACTATTTCAGCCATAGAGAAAATGAAGGAACAAGATCGGTGCAGCGTACTTATGTGCTGCCATCAGATTCTGGCCAGGTGTATAATGAGCAAAGCTTTACTAACAGAATCAATATGGACCACAATGCCTGGGCCAAGTTAGAGTACAGTCCTAATGATAACAACAGAATTATCTGGAGGCCTAATGCATCTTTAAAGCATGATAAAAACAATAATTCCTTTACCGGCCGTACAGATACAGATAACGGGCGATTGAATTCTACAGATAATGCTAATCAATCTCAGAACTCAGATTATGATTTTGATAACAACCTTTTTTGGAGTCATAAATTCAGCAAGAAGGGCCGAACAATCACTTTGCACAATAACGTAGGTTTTCATACTAATGAAGATAGAGCATCGAGGTATACGACCAATCAATATTTCACCCGTTCTGACAGTGTGGAAATACTGGATCAGACCATTAACCGTGATAGAGATGCTGTATCCTGGCGCGCAGGCATGACTTATACTGAGCCGCTGGGTGAAAAAAGTATGATGAAGGTAGAATACAATATTTCCAACAAAGTGAATGACTCTGATAAACTTACTTTTGATAATTATGAGAGAACCAGCCCAGCTTTAGATACTGCTTTAAGTAATACATTTGAAAGTAAATATTTTACTCAATCAGCTCAAGTAGGTTATCAGGTGAAAGGGGAGAAGTTGAAGCTTCAATTAAATGCGGAATATCAGCAAGCAAAACTGCAAAATGAGCAAGAGTTCCCTGCCACATTCGATACTAACAGAAACTTCCAAACAGTGCTTCCATCAGTAAGATTAGATTATGAATTTACGGAGGAGAAAAAGTTTGAACTTGATTATAACACCTGGACGAACACTCCTTCAATAGATCAGCTTCAAGCGGTGATTGATAACTCAAACTCTTTACAATTAAGAACGGGTAATCCTGATTTGGAGCAAGTGTATAATCACTGGATAAGAGCAAGATACAGAGCTCACACTGTGGAAGGTAAATCAATCTATGCTTCAGTGGAGTCGAATTTTACTGAAGGTTATATTACCAATGCCACTACTATAGCAGAAAGCCCTCAGCAAATAACCGAAGATGTAGTTTTAGAAAAAGGGTCTCAACTGATAAAGCCAGAAAATGCTGATGGATACTATAGATTCAAAACTTATTTCCACTACGGCTTACCAATAGAAGCCTTAAAGGTGAATTTTGATGTGCGAGGAATGGTGAATTATGATAGAAGACCAGGTATCATTAACGATCAGACCAACCTAACAAATAATACTAACCTTATGCTAGGATTCTCTTTCAGCAGTAACATTAGCGATAGACTTGATTTTAATGTTTCTACTCGAGGAAATTATAATATCGTAAATAACAGCACCAGACCAGCTATGAATAATGAGTATTACAATCAATCGACTCATTTCAAATCTACCTGGATTTTTGGTGATGCCTTCGTTTATAGAGCAGATGTTAATCACCGTCTAAACACTGGCTTAGCAGCAGGTTATGATAACAGCTTCCTTATTCTGAATATGAGTTTTGGAAAGAAATTCCTAAAGGATGATTTGGGAGAGTTAAGCGTGAATGTTTATGACCTTTTGGATGAGAACAATAACGTGGGAAGGAATGTGACTGAAACTTATATTGAAGATCGTCAGTCTAATGCGCTTCAGCGTTATTTCATGCTGACCTTCACTTATAACCTAAGACATTTCAGCAAAGGAGCTTCAGCGGAAGATTTTAAGGAGATTTAA
- a CDS encoding GAF domain-containing protein, translating to MNLRRMFLNLRIRLKLIIAFGSLLMLSVILVLVAINSIYSILELRNLGESLDKTNLRMSQADIYLQEFANEGYKDLGFLSNGSNDLTDGYTKEMDSVMNVLEGIRNKEVITSSGFTSELNRMEAEIVSFDEKFEQLVSLYKQRGFQDYGLEGQLRAAIHSVENSSFPYDKVQMLMLRRHEKDFFLRKDLKYLNKFNDQIEAFLATTVASEHEEGKQEVISAIENYKGKFNAIVELESEIGLNVHNGLVGQLNEHAEIISEKLQLLTTEIKQHNKLLINNTILLLVGLFLGQLLIGLVLVLFYSGILTKTIKEIKNAMVSLSQGEFPEELVIRSKDELGQTKVALNQLMERIKTAAGFANNLGQGNLKAKYDDRFNNDVLAKSIISMQEKLIEADAEQKIVNWTNEGLAKFNDILKNDTDQLGVLGDRIISQMVNYLNVNQGAIYINEGEGIRRIASYAYDKKKFIDQVISVGSGLIGQSVLEGESIYIKEVPEDYMKITSGLGEATASCILITPLKIRDEIVGVIELASFNLLEDYQIEFVERVSESIANIINGKKVAEQTQKLLQESRDKTAELISQEEELKQHNEEMLATREEMERQKKEMDNLIDELKGQLAQQYLEKGDLRKASEFTA from the coding sequence ATGAATTTGAGGAGAATGTTTCTGAATCTGCGTATTCGATTGAAGCTAATTATAGCTTTCGGATCGCTGTTGATGTTATCTGTGATTTTAGTGTTGGTGGCCATTAACTCTATTTACTCAATATTAGAGTTAAGAAATTTGGGAGAAAGTTTAGATAAAACTAATCTCAGAATGTCTCAGGCGGATATTTACCTTCAGGAGTTTGCGAATGAAGGCTATAAAGACCTGGGTTTTTTAAGCAATGGATCTAATGATCTTACTGATGGGTACACCAAGGAGATGGATTCGGTGATGAATGTGTTAGAAGGCATTCGTAATAAGGAGGTAATTACCAGTAGCGGTTTTACAAGTGAGCTTAACCGTATGGAAGCTGAGATAGTGAGTTTTGATGAGAAATTTGAGCAACTAGTAAGTTTATACAAACAGAGAGGTTTTCAAGACTATGGGCTGGAAGGCCAATTAAGGGCTGCCATTCATAGTGTAGAGAATTCATCCTTTCCTTATGATAAAGTGCAGATGCTCATGCTAAGAAGGCACGAAAAGGATTTCTTCTTGAGAAAAGACCTTAAGTATCTGAATAAATTCAATGATCAGATTGAAGCTTTTCTTGCAACTACTGTGGCTTCGGAACACGAAGAGGGTAAGCAGGAAGTAATTAGTGCAATAGAGAATTATAAAGGTAAGTTCAATGCTATCGTAGAGTTAGAAAGTGAAATAGGACTTAATGTTCACAATGGATTAGTGGGCCAGCTAAATGAGCATGCGGAGATTATTTCTGAAAAGCTACAGCTGCTAACCACAGAAATAAAACAGCACAATAAACTGCTGATTAACAATACGATCCTTCTGCTTGTAGGCCTGTTTCTTGGTCAGTTATTAATTGGTTTAGTACTGGTATTATTCTACAGCGGTATTCTTACCAAAACTATTAAGGAAATTAAAAATGCTATGGTGAGCTTATCTCAGGGTGAGTTTCCTGAAGAGTTGGTCATACGGTCTAAAGATGAGCTTGGCCAAACTAAAGTGGCTTTGAATCAGCTGATGGAGCGTATTAAAACGGCAGCCGGTTTTGCCAATAATCTTGGTCAGGGAAATCTTAAAGCGAAGTATGATGATAGGTTTAACAATGACGTTTTAGCTAAATCAATCATTTCTATGCAGGAAAAACTGATAGAGGCAGATGCAGAACAAAAAATTGTTAACTGGACCAATGAAGGCCTGGCTAAATTTAATGATATCCTAAAGAATGATACCGACCAGCTTGGAGTGCTCGGCGACAGGATTATCAGCCAGATGGTAAACTATCTGAACGTGAACCAGGGAGCTATTTATATCAATGAAGGCGAAGGCATTAGAAGGATAGCTTCATATGCTTATGATAAAAAGAAATTTATTGATCAGGTGATTTCTGTGGGCAGCGGCCTTATCGGACAAAGCGTGCTTGAGGGCGAAAGCATCTACATCAAGGAGGTTCCGGAAGATTATATGAAAATTACTTCCGGTTTAGGAGAAGCTACGGCAAGTTGTATACTTATTACTCCTTTAAAAATTAGAGACGAAATAGTGGGTGTTATTGAGCTGGCGTCATTTAATTTATTAGAGGATTATCAAATAGAGTTTGTCGAGCGTGTTTCTGAAAGCATCGCCAATATTATTAACGGCAAGAAAGTGGCAGAGCAAACCCAAAAGCTGCTGCAAGAATCTCGCGATAAAACGGCCGAGCTGATTTCTCAGGAAGAGGAGCTTAAACAGCATAATGAAGAGATGCTGGCCACCAGAGAAGAAATGGAGCGCCAGAAAAAAGAAATGGACAACCTTATAGATGAGCTAAAAGGACAACTAGCTCAACAATATCTGGAAAAGGGAGACCTAAGAAAAGCCTCGGAATTTACGGCTTAA